From one bacterium genomic stretch:
- a CDS encoding leucyl aminopeptidase: protein MEISLSRKLDLESGREVLLLPLAEGALAENQLFAALDRSLDGALARAAAQEDFQAKSGQALVLNTLGKVAVQRVVLLGLGEAARVGAERRRRMAGRAAEQLRRVRAASVLMVCQAVPGEAFEPAREAAALVEGLNLALYRFGKYKSENGDKPPYAGPKNVELLVTDDKGKAAGKAAEIQSAVERALLVTTAVHTARDLINEIPQEMTPERLAESSAALVEGIPGLSCSVLDEAAMEREGMQASLAVGRGSYNRPRFIQLSWTPPETADSAEHLVLVGKGVTFDSGGLNLKPGDSMLSMKADMSGAAAVICALTVIARLRLPLKVSGLISAVENMPSGRSYRPDDIVRSFGGVNIEIGNTDAEGRLTLADALGWAVARCGATRIVDLATLTGACMVALGVQTAGVFGQPESWRDTVLAAAAATGEKCTALPLDEDLADDIKSEYADVRNTGATRYGGAITAALFLQRFVKDTPWTHLDIAGPAWTDKRRDYAGPGGTGFGVRLLVRLAESLCRG, encoded by the coding sequence ATGGAAATATCCCTGAGCCGCAAGCTCGACCTTGAATCCGGGCGGGAGGTCCTCCTCCTGCCGCTGGCCGAGGGGGCTTTGGCCGAGAATCAACTGTTCGCCGCCCTGGACCGCAGTCTGGACGGCGCCCTGGCCCGCGCCGCGGCCCAGGAGGATTTCCAGGCCAAGAGCGGCCAGGCCCTGGTCCTGAACACCCTGGGGAAGGTTGCGGTGCAGCGGGTGGTGCTGCTGGGCCTGGGCGAGGCCGCCCGGGTTGGCGCCGAGCGGCGACGGCGCATGGCCGGACGGGCCGCGGAGCAGTTGCGGCGGGTCCGGGCGGCTTCGGTCCTGATGGTTTGCCAGGCCGTCCCGGGCGAGGCGTTCGAACCAGCGCGCGAGGCCGCGGCCCTGGTAGAGGGGCTGAACCTGGCCCTCTACCGTTTCGGCAAGTACAAGAGTGAAAACGGCGATAAGCCGCCCTATGCCGGCCCGAAAAATGTCGAGTTGCTGGTAACAGACGACAAGGGCAAGGCAGCCGGCAAAGCCGCGGAGATTCAAAGCGCCGTGGAGCGCGCCCTTCTGGTCACCACGGCGGTGCACACAGCCCGCGACCTGATCAACGAGATACCCCAGGAGATGACCCCCGAGCGTTTGGCCGAAAGCTCCGCCGCCCTGGTCGAGGGTATCCCGGGCCTCAGTTGCAGCGTGCTGGATGAGGCGGCTATGGAGCGCGAGGGCATGCAGGCCTCCCTGGCCGTGGGACGCGGCAGCTACAACCGCCCGCGTTTCATCCAGTTGAGCTGGACCCCACCCGAGACAGCAGACAGCGCCGAGCACCTGGTCCTGGTGGGCAAGGGGGTGACTTTCGACAGCGGCGGGCTTAACCTCAAGCCCGGCGACTCTATGCTCTCGATGAAAGCCGACATGTCCGGCGCGGCGGCGGTGATCTGCGCCCTCACGGTCATCGCCCGTCTGCGCCTGCCTCTCAAGGTCAGCGGCCTGATCTCGGCGGTGGAGAATATGCCCTCGGGACGGAGCTACCGCCCGGATGACATAGTACGCTCGTTCGGTGGGGTGAATATCGAGATCGGCAACACGGACGCCGAGGGCAGGCTGACCCTGGCGGATGCCCTGGGCTGGGCCGTGGCCCGCTGCGGCGCCACCCGGATCGTGGACCTCGCCACCCTCACCGGGGCCTGCATGGTCGCCCTGGGGGTGCAGACCGCCGGGGTGTTCGGCCAGCCGGAATCCTGGCGCGACACGGTCCTCGCGGCCGCCGCCGCCACCGGCGAGAAATGCACCGCCCTGCCGCTGGATGAGGACCTGGCCGATGACATCAAGAGCGAGTACGCGGATGTGCGCAACACCGGAGCCACCCGTTACGGCGGAGCGATCACCGCGGCGCTGTTCCTGCAGAGGTTCGTCAAGGACACGCCCTGGACACACCTGGACATTGCCGGCCCGGCCTGGACCGACAAGCGGCGGGATTACGCCGGTCCGGGCGGCACGGGTTTCGGTGTGCGCCTGCTGGTGCGCCTGGCCGAAAGCCTCTGCCGCGGGTAA
- a CDS encoding FAD-dependent oxidoreductase: protein MKRRNFISTVAVSSGALLGAAQCSPQKDKQTAAAPEPAVKPDTLAAGLKLQTGASILEPARQIPVIAETDVLVAGGGPAGVAAAIAAGRAGAKVILVERYNHLGGLWTGGLVLPLLSTHGLDKKGGFKQVIFGIGGEINSRLRELGMSIEEVNPTIDPEAGKYVLDAMTREAGVRVLYHCWVSNVVLENGWIKAVILETKSGRVAVAPKLVVDGTGDGDVLSLAGESYENMKYHIGLVHRLGNIDKIDKSRPGFEAQEIGLPTPVEGVNWFNMHGDDDQDALDLNALAGLQQKYRIQIWENVQKIRSKPGYEKVFLLDTAAQLGVRMSRILDAEYRLTLEDTMTYKSFEDVIGVSGAWTSLMYKGKRVTMRERPWWQIPYRALLPKKTENLIAAGRCFCFEKALVEDTRIIGTCLVTGHGAGAAAAVAAQSGVSARAVDVKQVQALLRQQNANLG, encoded by the coding sequence ATGAAGCGCAGAAATTTCATCTCCACAGTCGCCGTCTCCTCCGGTGCGCTGCTCGGCGCGGCGCAGTGCAGCCCGCAGAAAGACAAGCAAACCGCTGCCGCGCCGGAACCTGCTGTCAAACCGGATACGCTGGCCGCGGGGTTAAAACTGCAAACCGGGGCGAGCATTCTGGAACCGGCGCGCCAGATACCGGTGATCGCCGAAACGGACGTGCTGGTGGCGGGCGGCGGACCCGCCGGGGTGGCGGCCGCAATCGCCGCCGGGCGCGCCGGGGCCAAGGTTATTCTGGTGGAGCGCTATAATCATTTGGGCGGCCTCTGGACCGGGGGGCTGGTGCTGCCACTGCTCTCCACCCACGGATTGGACAAGAAGGGTGGGTTCAAGCAGGTGATTTTCGGGATCGGCGGCGAGATCAACAGCCGTCTGCGTGAGCTGGGCATGTCGATCGAGGAGGTGAACCCCACGATCGACCCGGAGGCGGGCAAGTACGTGCTGGACGCCATGACACGCGAGGCCGGCGTGCGGGTGCTCTACCACTGCTGGGTCTCCAACGTGGTGTTGGAGAACGGATGGATCAAGGCGGTGATCCTGGAGACCAAGTCCGGGCGGGTGGCGGTTGCGCCCAAGCTGGTGGTGGACGGCACCGGGGACGGGGACGTGCTGAGCCTGGCCGGGGAGAGCTACGAGAACATGAAATACCATATCGGCCTGGTGCACCGTCTGGGCAACATTGACAAGATCGACAAATCGCGGCCGGGGTTCGAAGCGCAGGAGATCGGCCTGCCAACGCCGGTCGAGGGCGTGAACTGGTTCAACATGCACGGGGATGACGACCAGGATGCGCTCGACCTGAACGCCCTGGCCGGGCTGCAGCAGAAATACCGGATCCAGATCTGGGAGAACGTGCAGAAAATCCGCTCCAAGCCCGGCTACGAGAAAGTGTTCCTGCTGGACACGGCCGCGCAGCTTGGCGTGCGCATGTCGCGTATCCTGGACGCCGAGTACCGCCTGACCCTGGAAGACACGATGACCTACAAGAGCTTCGAGGACGTGATCGGGGTGAGCGGCGCCTGGACCAGCCTCATGTACAAGGGCAAGCGGGTTACCATGCGCGAGCGTCCCTGGTGGCAGATACCCTACCGCGCGCTTTTACCGAAGAAGACCGAGAACCTGATCGCCGCGGGGCGCTGTTTCTGTTTCGAGAAAGCCCTGGTCGAGGACACGCGCATTATCGGCACCTGCCTGGTGACCGGGCACGGGGCCGGGGCGGCCGCGGCCGTGGCGGCGCAAAGCGGGGTCTCCGCCCGCGCGGTGGATGTCAAGCAGGTGCAGGCGTTGCTCAGGCAGCAGAACGCCAACCTGGGATGA
- a CDS encoding VWA domain-containing protein: MSDRFGISLESGHSLWLWLLIAALAALVLWSYRRTWPPVGAPYRALLICLRLAVFTVAAWLIFQPVLTWSVETRRRERVAVLLDNSASMRLPASAAGGPDSSSRVELALSLLGGLHSDSLSALYTFGDRLAPLTRTDSLGSTPSGRTDLAAALRQVIAPGAPAWDRIYVLSDGAVNSGEDPTALAAALPPLESVIVGRTPSAPDLALAALSQSRPAYDNEPVELELSVAVNLPPGAHSLPSGAAPVVDFQVDGSPVASLRLDAGSLSGRFIGGQVKLPPLPEGEHVLRAVLRPLPGEWTERNNERLLILEVARGRHPLLLVTDAADWDFTFLHRALSLNQDWAVSALVLLGGELHSVRSQDREGRFSAGRLPDDKELENIELVLLHGDLARLDRSFLERVAARAARGSLAPVLWPSVRLDPSALPAGLAACLHFASVPAPLVPQPARDIPCRLLPDNRFGLAVQAGDEELPPVESVMRLPGLAPDVVPLAALSGAASGLAADPHGAPLIVVRDHDGVRSATVLGTGLWRWHMLSQESPGQDIARYERLWETLAGWLISGRRSEGGTLRPERNVFQWGEAVAFSAPGADASDSLTLRLSLVREPEGPGEVPDSLPSLISSSPDPGQARRVVLGALTPGVYRWRVTAENPAAEARDYGGLFAVESYSPELAVVQPDTTLPAALARATGGGLTDSRAFSGRIGDNLTRRRVRHSLSLAGESWLYFVLIALLSAEWILRRRRSLA; the protein is encoded by the coding sequence TTGTCCGACCGTTTCGGCATAAGCCTGGAAAGCGGGCACAGTCTCTGGCTCTGGCTGCTGATTGCCGCCCTGGCCGCGCTTGTCCTCTGGAGCTACCGCCGCACCTGGCCCCCGGTGGGCGCGCCCTATCGCGCGCTCCTGATCTGCCTGCGGCTGGCTGTGTTCACTGTGGCGGCCTGGCTCATTTTCCAGCCCGTGCTTACCTGGTCGGTCGAAACCCGGCGCCGCGAGCGGGTGGCCGTGCTCCTGGACAACTCGGCCTCCATGCGCCTGCCCGCCTCGGCCGCGGGAGGACCGGACAGCTCCAGCCGCGTCGAGCTGGCCCTGTCGCTCCTGGGCGGCCTGCACTCCGACAGCCTGAGCGCGCTTTACACCTTCGGCGACCGTCTGGCCCCACTCACCCGGACGGACAGCCTGGGGTCCACTCCCTCCGGCCGCACCGACCTGGCCGCGGCCCTGCGGCAGGTCATCGCCCCAGGGGCCCCCGCCTGGGACCGCATCTATGTGCTCAGTGATGGCGCGGTGAACAGCGGCGAGGACCCCACGGCCCTGGCCGCTGCCCTTCCCCCGCTGGAAAGCGTTATTGTCGGGCGGACACCCTCCGCGCCCGACCTGGCCCTGGCCGCCCTGAGCCAGAGCCGTCCGGCCTATGACAACGAGCCGGTCGAGCTGGAGCTTTCCGTGGCGGTCAATCTTCCGCCGGGCGCCCACAGCCTGCCCTCCGGCGCGGCCCCGGTGGTCGATTTCCAGGTGGACGGCAGTCCGGTGGCCTCGCTGCGGCTGGATGCAGGGAGCCTCAGCGGACGGTTCATCGGGGGACAGGTCAAGCTGCCGCCGCTGCCCGAGGGCGAGCATGTCCTGCGCGCCGTGCTGCGCCCGCTGCCCGGCGAGTGGACAGAGCGCAACAACGAGCGCCTGCTGATCCTCGAGGTGGCCCGCGGCCGTCACCCGCTCCTGCTCGTGACCGACGCCGCGGACTGGGATTTCACATTCCTGCACCGCGCCCTCAGCCTCAACCAGGACTGGGCGGTCTCGGCCCTGGTGCTCCTGGGCGGCGAGTTGCACTCCGTGCGCAGCCAGGACCGGGAGGGCCGTTTCTCGGCCGGGCGCCTGCCGGATGACAAGGAACTGGAAAACATCGAGCTGGTGCTCCTGCACGGCGACCTGGCGCGCCTGGACCGCTCTTTCCTCGAGCGTGTGGCCGCCCGCGCCGCGCGCGGCAGCTTGGCCCCGGTGCTCTGGCCCAGTGTGCGCCTCGATCCATCGGCTCTACCCGCCGGACTCGCCGCCTGCCTGCATTTTGCTTCCGTTCCTGCGCCGCTCGTTCCGCAGCCGGCCCGCGACATTCCCTGCCGCCTTCTCCCGGACAACCGTTTCGGCCTGGCAGTCCAGGCCGGGGATGAGGAACTGCCTCCGGTGGAAAGCGTGATGCGCCTCCCCGGGCTGGCCCCGGACGTCGTGCCTCTGGCCGCGCTGAGCGGCGCGGCCTCGGGCCTGGCCGCCGACCCGCACGGTGCTCCGCTGATTGTGGTGCGCGATCACGACGGGGTCCGCTCGGCCACGGTCCTGGGGACCGGGCTCTGGCGCTGGCACATGCTGAGCCAGGAAAGCCCCGGCCAGGACATCGCCCGCTACGAGCGTCTTTGGGAAACCCTGGCCGGCTGGCTGATCAGCGGGCGGCGTAGCGAGGGCGGCACTCTGCGGCCGGAGCGAAACGTATTCCAGTGGGGGGAGGCGGTCGCGTTCAGCGCGCCCGGCGCGGATGCCTCGGACAGCCTGACCCTGCGCCTGAGTCTGGTGCGCGAGCCGGAGGGCCCCGGCGAGGTCCCGGACAGCCTGCCGTCTCTCATCTCTTCGTCCCCCGACCCCGGTCAGGCCCGGCGGGTCGTGCTCGGAGCGCTCACTCCCGGGGTCTACCGCTGGCGGGTCACTGCCGAGAATCCCGCCGCTGAGGCGCGCGACTACGGCGGCCTGTTCGCAGTGGAGAGCTATTCCCCCGAGCTGGCCGTGGTGCAGCCCGACACCACGCTCCCGGCCGCATTGGCGCGCGCCACCGGCGGAGGCTTGACCGACAGCCGCGCGTTTTCCGGCCGCATCGGCGACAACCTCACCCGGCGGCGTGTCCGCCACAGCCTTTCCCTGGCCGGGGAGAGCTGGCTCTACTTTGTCCTGATCGCCCTTCTGTCTGCCGAGTGGATTCTGCGGCGACGGCGTTCCCTGGCCTGA
- a CDS encoding bifunctional folylpolyglutamate synthase/dihydrofolate synthase, which translates to MKIDSVPDYPAAVEALYGLQRFGIKLGLEKINSLLEALGRPEKNFPAAHVAGTNGKGACAAAIHAVLRAHGLNAGLYTSPHLCDLRERVRDSLGAVPESFVRDWVEANLERVLRERITFFETVTALAFDWFARREVVAAAVEVGLGGRWDATNALTPAVSVITSIGREHEAWLGRGLARIAGEKAGIAKPGVPLLCGVTARVPRAVIEESCRASGSPFLPLESEIRLGAVSVGPSGTRFNYRSVSLSLERVVVPLYGAHQARNLALGLRAAEMLLERLGVAPRAEAATAALAGLVWPGRFQRVSLPDGGELVLDVAHNPDAARKLATVWRRVYGARRAIVVAGLAADKDYASFLAALAPLAARFVLTVPDFGGSDNRSGAAEPQAMARALERRGIGVAFQVAEDVPRALESALDHPEPVLVTGSFRTVGEAMRALGLRLE; encoded by the coding sequence TTGAAAATTGACTCTGTCCCCGACTACCCCGCCGCAGTCGAGGCGCTCTACGGCCTCCAGCGTTTCGGGATCAAGCTCGGGCTGGAAAAAATAAACTCACTGCTCGAGGCCCTGGGCCGCCCGGAGAAAAATTTCCCGGCCGCCCACGTGGCCGGCACCAACGGCAAGGGCGCCTGCGCCGCCGCGATACACGCCGTGCTTCGCGCGCACGGGCTCAACGCCGGGCTTTACACCAGCCCGCACCTGTGTGACCTGCGTGAGCGCGTGCGCGACAGCCTTGGGGCCGTGCCCGAAAGCTTTGTCCGCGACTGGGTCGAGGCGAATCTTGAGCGAGTGCTGCGCGAGCGGATAACTTTCTTCGAGACCGTGACCGCCCTGGCTTTCGACTGGTTCGCCCGGCGGGAGGTGGTGGCGGCGGCGGTGGAGGTGGGCCTGGGCGGGCGCTGGGACGCCACCAACGCGCTGACTCCCGCGGTCAGCGTGATCACCTCCATCGGCCGCGAGCATGAGGCCTGGCTCGGGCGCGGCCTGGCCCGGATCGCCGGGGAGAAAGCCGGGATCGCCAAGCCCGGCGTGCCTCTGCTTTGCGGAGTGACCGCCCGCGTGCCTCGCGCTGTGATCGAGGAGTCCTGCCGCGCCTCCGGCAGCCCGTTCCTGCCCCTGGAAAGCGAAATCCGCCTGGGCGCGGTGAGTGTCGGGCCGAGCGGCACCCGGTTCAACTACCGCTCGGTAAGTCTGAGCCTGGAGCGGGTCGTAGTGCCGCTCTACGGGGCGCATCAGGCGCGGAACCTCGCCCTGGGCCTGCGCGCCGCCGAGATGCTGCTGGAACGCCTGGGGGTCGCCCCGCGCGCGGAGGCCGCAACCGCGGCCCTGGCGGGACTGGTCTGGCCGGGACGGTTCCAGCGGGTGAGCCTGCCGGATGGCGGCGAGCTGGTGCTGGATGTGGCCCACAACCCTGATGCGGCGCGCAAGTTGGCCACGGTCTGGCGGCGTGTCTACGGCGCCCGGCGGGCGATTGTGGTCGCCGGGCTGGCCGCGGACAAGGATTATGCTTCGTTCCTCGCCGCCCTGGCCCCGCTTGCCGCGCGCTTTGTCCTGACCGTTCCCGATTTCGGCGGCTCGGATAACCGTTCCGGCGCCGCCGAGCCCCAGGCCATGGCACGCGCGCTGGAGCGACGCGGCATCGGCGTTGCTTTCCAGGTCGCTGAAGACGTACCGCGCGCCCTGGAAAGCGCCCTGGACCACCCGGAGCCTGTTCTGGTCACCGGGTCGTTCCGCACCGTGGGCGAGGCCATGCGCGCCCTCGGCCTGCGGCTCGAATGA
- a CDS encoding 4Fe-4S binding protein, translated as MRLRSRQTRLVLTGVAALVSLPLGLGRLSGLYLWSSPLVLLDAVMARQRLGWLHLIAGAVLLIALFRHRWYCRWLCPAGALCDLVSKGRPPASRLAGLPRIGGLILAATVAAAILGAPLLSIIDPVNLFTAFFDVFRRQTSWLVFLKASGLILVLAASWAVPNIWCGKVCPLGSLQDSLSRVRRLFRKEKSAALSFSSGRRVLLGALLGVGVKLGLGRAAGKKTPSLLRPPGALEEEKLEGVCIRCGNCGRACPTGIVTPAVDTGNVAGLLTPAVEFNSGYCLPECVACGSVCPTGAIRKFSVEDKQRLVMGVARIETGLCLLTRHKECDQCLRYCDYKALRIVRDAGGLDARVEVIVDKCVGCGACVVICPAAAVEVEPVS; from the coding sequence ATGAGGCTCCGCTCCCGACAGACCCGCCTGGTGCTGACCGGGGTGGCCGCGCTTGTATCCCTGCCGCTGGGGCTGGGACGTCTGAGCGGGCTGTACCTCTGGAGCAGCCCGCTGGTCCTGCTGGACGCTGTCATGGCGCGGCAGAGGCTTGGCTGGCTGCACCTGATTGCCGGGGCGGTGCTGCTGATCGCACTGTTCCGTCACCGCTGGTACTGCCGCTGGCTCTGCCCGGCCGGGGCGCTGTGTGACCTTGTATCCAAGGGCCGCCCGCCCGCGAGCCGCCTGGCCGGCCTGCCCCGGATCGGGGGGCTGATCCTGGCCGCGACGGTGGCAGCCGCAATACTGGGCGCGCCGCTGCTGAGCATTATCGACCCGGTCAACCTGTTCACCGCCTTTTTCGATGTTTTCCGCAGACAAACCTCCTGGCTGGTTTTTCTCAAGGCCTCCGGCCTGATACTCGTACTGGCGGCAAGTTGGGCCGTGCCTAATATCTGGTGCGGCAAGGTGTGCCCGCTGGGGAGCCTGCAAGACAGCCTTTCCCGGGTGCGACGGCTTTTCCGCAAAGAGAAAAGCGCAGCGCTGTCATTTTCCAGCGGGCGGCGGGTGCTGCTGGGGGCGCTGCTGGGCGTGGGGGTGAAACTGGGGCTGGGACGGGCCGCCGGAAAGAAAACACCCTCCCTCCTCCGTCCGCCGGGAGCGCTGGAGGAGGAAAAGCTCGAGGGGGTTTGTATCCGCTGCGGCAACTGCGGACGGGCCTGCCCCACGGGGATTGTCACTCCGGCTGTCGATACCGGGAATGTAGCGGGACTCCTGACTCCCGCGGTGGAATTCAACAGCGGCTATTGCCTGCCCGAGTGCGTGGCCTGCGGCAGTGTCTGCCCGACCGGGGCGATAAGGAAATTTTCGGTAGAGGATAAACAGCGACTGGTCATGGGTGTGGCGCGGATTGAGACCGGGCTTTGCCTTCTCACCCGTCACAAGGAATGCGACCAGTGCCTGCGCTACTGTGATTACAAAGCGCTGCGGATCGTACGGGACGCCGGCGGGCTGGACGCGCGGGTGGAGGTGATCGTGGACAAGTGTGTCGGCTGCGGGGCCTGTGTGGTGATCTGTCCGGCTGCGGCGGTGGAGGTGGAGCCGGTTTCGTGA